A region from the Volucribacter amazonae genome encodes:
- the atpG gene encoding F0F1 ATP synthase subunit gamma produces MAGAKEIRTKISSVQSTQKITKAMEMVAASKMRKTQDRMSLSRPYSEAIRKVISHISKANVDYKHPFLQEREIKRVAILVVSTDRGLCGGLNINLFKTALNQIKEWNDNNIDSVLGLVGAKGINFFHSLGLDIKAQHSGMGDNPSLEELIGIANRLFEAYREGKIDAIYIAYNKFVNTMSQKPILQKLVPLPELETDNLGEVTQTWDYLYEPDAKTLLDSLLVRYLESQVYQAVVENLASEQAARMVAMKAATDNATNLIKELQLVYNKARQASITNELNEIVAGAAAI; encoded by the coding sequence ATGGCAGGCGCAAAAGAAATAAGAACCAAAATTTCCAGTGTGCAAAGTACTCAAAAGATTACTAAGGCAATGGAAATGGTTGCTGCTTCTAAAATGCGTAAAACTCAGGATAGAATGTCATTATCTCGTCCTTATTCTGAGGCTATACGCAAAGTCATCAGCCATATATCAAAAGCTAATGTTGATTATAAACATCCGTTTTTACAGGAACGAGAAATTAAACGTGTTGCTATCTTAGTGGTTTCTACTGATCGTGGATTATGTGGCGGACTTAATATTAATTTATTTAAGACCGCACTTAATCAGATTAAGGAATGGAATGATAATAATATTGATTCTGTTTTAGGCTTAGTTGGAGCTAAAGGGATTAATTTTTTCCATTCACTCGGTTTAGATATTAAGGCACAACATTCAGGTATGGGCGATAATCCTTCGCTAGAAGAATTAATTGGTATTGCAAATCGATTATTTGAGGCTTATCGTGAAGGCAAAATAGATGCTATCTATATTGCTTACAATAAATTTGTTAATACCATGTCGCAAAAACCTATACTACAAAAGCTCGTTCCTTTACCTGAATTAGAAACAGATAATTTAGGCGAAGTAACACAAACTTGGGATTATTTATACGAACCTGATGCGAAAACATTATTGGATAGCTTATTGGTAAGGTATTTAGAATCGCAAGTTTATCAGGCGGTAGTTGAAAATTTGGCTTCTGAGCAGGCAGCGCGAATGGTCGCGATGAAAGCGGCGACAGATAATGCAACTAATTTAATTAAAGAATTACAATTAGTGTATAACAAAGCACGTCAAGCAAGTATTACAAATGAATTAAATGAAATTGTTGCAGGTGCAGCAGCAATTTAG